The following coding sequences are from one Manis pentadactyla isolate mManPen7 chromosome 13, mManPen7.hap1, whole genome shotgun sequence window:
- the LOC118934500 gene encoding olfactory receptor 10S1: MAMETEDSNQTVVSHFFLEGLMYTAEHPGLFFLLFLFIYSITVTGNLLVLVTVGSDPHLCSPMYHFLGHLSFLDACLSSVTVPKVMAGLLALEGKVISFEGCAVQLYCFHFLASTECFLYTVMAYDRYLAICQPLHYPVAMNRRMCAGLAGITWAIGALHSAVHTSLTFHLLYCGPHHIAYFFCDIPPVLKLACADTTTNELVMLANVGIVAAGCLILILVSYVLIARAVLRIRTAEGRQRAFSTCTSHLAVVLLYYMPPVCIYLQPRSSGTGAGGPAVFYAIVTPVLNPFIYTLRNKEVKRALRRLLGPSPRKPPAGSPLP; this comes from the coding sequence ATGGCCATGGAGACGGAAGACTCCAACCAGACAGTGGTGAGCCACTTCTTCCTGGAGGGTCTGATGTACACAGCTGAACACCCTgggctcttcttcctcctcttcctcttcatctACAGCATCACGGTGACTGGGAATCTCCTCGTTCTTGTAACTGTGGGCTCTGACCCTCACCTCTGCTCCCCTATGTACCACTTCCTGGGGCACCTCTCCTTCCTGGATGCATGCTTGTCCTCAGTGACAGTGCCCAAGGTCATGGCCGGCCTCCTGGCTCTGGAAGGGAAGGTGATCTCCTTTGAGGGCTGTGCTGTGCAGCTTTACTGCTTCCACTTCTTAGCCAGCACCGAGTGCTTCCTGTACACagtcatggcctatgaccgctacctAGCTATCTGCCAACCCCTCCACTATCCAGTGGCCATGAACAGACGGATGTGTGCGGGGCTGGCCGGGATCACGTGGGCCATAGGGGCCCTGCACTCTGCCGTCCACACCTCCCTCACCtttcatctgctctactgtgggCCCCACCACATTGCCTACTTCTTCTGTGACATCCCCCCCGTGctgaagctggcctgtgcagatACCACCACTAATGAGCTTGTCATGCTTGCCAACGTTGGCATTGTGGCTGCAGGTTGTCTGATCCTCATCCTCGTCTCCTACGTCTTAATCGCGAGGGCGGTGCTGCGGATCCGCACCGCTGAGGGCCGGCAGCGCGCCTTCTCCACGTGCACCTCCCACCTCGCGGTGGTGCTTCTGTACTACATGCCACCTGTCTGTATCTACCTGCAGCCTCGCTCCAGTGGGACAGGGGCTGGGGGCCCTGCTGTCTTCTACGCGATAGTCACTCCCGTGCTCAACCCTTTCATTTACACTCTGCGGAACAAAGAGGTGAAGCGGGCTCTGCGGAGGCTTCTGGGCCCGAGCCCCCGAAAGCCTCCAGCAGGCAGCCCACTCCCCTAA